The following are encoded together in the Desulfococcus multivorans genome:
- the rfbD gene encoding dTDP-4-dehydrorhamnose reductase: MKVLLFGKNGQVGWELQRSLAPLGEIVALGSGSEELCGNLTNLEGVARTVRAVVPDVIVNAAAYTAVDKAESEGELARTINAAAPGVLAREARRCGAWMVHYSTDYVFDGSGDRPWTETDPTGPLNVYGRTKLEGEQAVIAGGCRHLIFRTSWVYGTRGANFAGTILRLAREREALTVIDDQFGAPTGAELLADVTAHALRAVFNNPDLGGLYHLAAGGETSWHGYAVFILEYARRAGMKLAASPETVAPVPTSDFPLPARRPHNSRLNTAKLQAAFGLNLPHWQTGARRMLTETLEAQS, encoded by the coding sequence ATGAAGGTCCTGCTATTCGGAAAGAACGGCCAGGTGGGTTGGGAACTGCAGCGCAGCCTGGCACCGCTGGGCGAGATCGTCGCTCTGGGTTCCGGCAGCGAGGAGCTGTGCGGGAACCTCACCAACCTGGAAGGCGTCGCCCGAACCGTTCGGGCAGTCGTTCCGGACGTGATTGTCAACGCCGCCGCCTATACGGCTGTCGACAAGGCCGAAAGCGAGGGCGAGCTTGCCCGGACCATCAATGCCGCGGCTCCCGGCGTGCTCGCACGGGAAGCCCGACGCTGCGGTGCCTGGATGGTTCACTACTCCACAGACTACGTTTTTGACGGCAGCGGCGACCGTCCCTGGACGGAAACCGACCCCACGGGCCCCTTGAACGTATACGGCCGCACCAAGCTGGAAGGTGAACAGGCCGTTATCGCCGGGGGCTGCCGGCACCTGATCTTCCGCACCAGTTGGGTCTACGGCACGAGAGGGGCCAACTTTGCCGGAACCATTCTCCGGCTGGCCCGGGAGCGGGAAGCCCTCACCGTGATCGACGATCAGTTCGGCGCCCCCACCGGTGCCGAACTGCTGGCGGATGTGACCGCCCACGCCCTCCGAGCGGTTTTCAACAACCCGGATCTGGGGGGCCTGTACCACCTGGCGGCGGGCGGCGAAACCTCATGGCACGGCTACGCGGTTTTCATCCTGGAATATGCCCGCCGGGCCGGAATGAAACTGGCGGCGTCTCCCGAAACCGTCGCGCCGGTACCGACCAGCGATTTCCCGCTGCCCGCACGCCGCCCCCACAATTCACGTTTGAACACCGCCAAACTGCAGGCTGCCTTCGGCCTGAATCTCCCCCACTGGCAAACCGGCGCCAGACGCATGCTTACTGAAACCCTGGAGGCACAATCATGA